The genomic stretch GCTTTACTACATTTTCATATAACCTTATCTCAAATTCAGTTAAAGCATTAGGATGTTGAACTTTTTCATTAAAGTTTAATATAAAGGGAACATCCTTAGAATTCCAACCTGGGATTAGATCAATTTTATTTGCCGCTACAACAAAAGGAGTTTTATACTGCCTTAGAATATTTACTGCCTCAACAGTTTGTGGCTTAAATCCTTCATTTATATCAACGACTAATATGGCTATATCAGCCAAAGCTCCTCCTCTTTTTCTTAATGAAGTAAATGCCTCGTGTCCTGGAGTGTCAATAACTAATAATCCAGGAATTTTTAAATCAGCCTTTAACATCTTTAATAAGTCTCCACATACTCTTTTTATTACATCAATAGGAATTTCACTCGCTCCAATATGTTGAGTAATTCCTCCAGCTTCCCTTTTAGCTACTCTTGTTTTTCTGATTTTGTCCAATAGTGTCGTTTTACCGTGATCTACATGACCTAATACGCATACAATTGGACATCTTAGTTTTTGAACATTATCTTTTGTGTTTTTTTTACCCATAGTAAATCCCCTCTTTCTAATTTAGTTACTATCATTATTACAATTAATTTATAAATACTTTAATATTCTTCTATTATTAACCAATATTTTAAAATTCATTAGTGATTGTTATGAACTTAAGAAATAAAAAATGTGAAATATGTGGTAAAGAGGCAGAAATCTTTTTATTTGGAAGATTTTTATGTAAAAATGAAAAATGTATTGAAGAGGCAAGAAAATTAAGTATGGCGAGGCATAAGTTTAGAGTTGTTGCTGTTGGCTCTCTAAATCCAGTGAAAATTGAGGCAGTTAAGGAAGGTTTTGAAAAAGTTTTGGGAACTGTGGAAGTTATAGGTGTTGATGTAGAGAGTAATGTCTCATCCCATCCCATAGGATTGGAAGAAACTTATAAAGGGGCGTTAAATAGGGCAAAGAATGCCTTTAATAAAGTTCAATGCTCTTATGGAGTAGGAATTGAGGCAGGGTTAATAAATGTTGGAGGGCATTATGTAGATATACATGTATGTGTAGTTTATGATGGCATAAAAGAAACTGTTGGAATGTCTCAAGGATTTGAATATCCTAAAATTGTGGCTGAAAATATATTAAAAGGAATTGAAGGGGGAAAAATTGCTGAAAAATTGACAGGAATTAAAGACATTGGGAAAAATGTTGGATTGATTGGCTATTTAACTGATAACCATATAACAAGAAAAGATTTATGTAGAGAGAGTGTTATAATGGCGTTAATCCCAAGGATGATGAAAAATAGAAATCTTTTTTAGATTATTTTTTCTCTAAGGATAATTAGGGAGTTATTTTTAATCTTATTTTCATCAAATTTGTCAATATACTTTCCATTTAAATATTTATTCAATTCTTTTCCAATTTCTCCAACGAATATATAATTACAATTAAAGTTTTTTAATACTTCAACAAGTTTTTTTATATCTATTTCTTCACAAACTATTCCAAAATTTCCTCCAATATAAATATCTCCTTCAAAAATTGTTAAAAAGTCTCTTATTGCATAATAAATAGATTTCAAATCTAAACCTGGATTTATATTTTTAACTAAAACCTTATTGTTAATTTCTTCCACATACATTCTATTTTTTATAACAAAAGATTCTAATCTACCTTTTATTTCTTCTATGTTTAGCAAATTTTTGCAAATCTCAATGGCAAATAATGAATTTTCAATAAAATGCAATCCAAATATTTTTTTATTAAATTTAAATGTTTCATTCATATATTTGAATTTTAAAGGATATTTACTTAAAATCTTCACTTTGTTAGTATCAATAATATTTAAACGGTTATGATTAACATTTATATTATAATTAATAATGTCATTTTTATTTATAAATGCAATTTCAGCATTTTTTAAAGATGAGAATTTGGCAGTTAATGCATCTCTCAATCCTTTGGCAATTTTATAGTTTTCCAAAACATTTGTTATAACTCCATATTTACATCTAATCAATCCTAAGGAAGTCTCAAATATAAAAAAATCGTATTTGTCTATATCTAATTTGTTTAAGATAGATAAAATTGTTGGTGGCGCAATTGAACCAAAATTTGAATTATGTAAGTAAGTTGTATAATCTTCTTTTAAAATATGATTTATTAAAGTTGTAGTTGTTGTTTTTCCTTTAACTCCAGTTACATTTATTATTTTTTTATGTATATTATTATATTTTTCTTTTAAAATTTCAGAAACAGCATCAGTAAATGGAATAAAATCAATATCAATTGGACAGTGTATTGGGGCCATAATTTTATCATATTTTTCAAAATTTGGTTTATCATAGAATAAATTAATATTTCTAAATTTTTCTTTTAGTTCATTATATTTATTGTAAAAACTCTCTGATTTTCTTGTTTTTTGATATATATCCCAAACATCAACATCATAACCTAAGTTTAAATACTCCTCAGCCAATTGTAAGGCACCATGATTAACATCAATAAGTAATAACATAAATTACACCACTTTTAACTTATAATTTAATTAATAATTAATTGAGATACTAATGATAATATAAAATGATAATGGTATAAAAATAGATTTGTTGATAGTATCTAATGATAAGTTATGGCTAAAATAATTGTGAAAAATCTAAATTTTATCATCCAAAACTTTAAAATAAAGTTGATTAAATTATAATAATAAAATTAAAATTTTATAATTACTATTAATGAGGTGTCTATTATGAGGAGAGAATTTCCAGAGGAAGGAGATATTGTTATAGGAACTGTAAAGGAGGTTAAACCTTATGGAGCTTTTGTAGAGTTATTAGAGTATCCTGGCAAGGAAGGAATGATTCATATCTCTGAAGTTACATCAGGATGGGTAAAAAACATTAGAGATCACGTTAAAGTTGGGCAGAGGGTGGTGGCAAAGGTTTTAAGAGTCGATGAAAAGAAGGGGCATATTGATTTATCATTAAAAAGAGTTACTGAACAGCAAAAGAGAGCAAAAGTTCAGGAATGGAAGAGATTCCAAAGAGCTTCAAAGATGCTTGAAAGAGCGGCTGAGAAGTTGGGTAAGAGTTTAGAGGAGGCTTGGGAAGACGTAGGATATTTGTTAGAGGATGAGTTTGGAGAATTATATAACGCATTTGAAACGATGGTTATTGAAGGAAAAGAAGTTTTAGATGATTTAGATATTAGTGAAGAATGGAAAAATGTTTTATATGAAGTTGCTAAGGAAAGTATTGAATTAACAAATGTTGAAGTTGAAGGAATAATTGAGATGAAATCCTATGCCCCAGATGGAATTAAAAGAATAAAAAAAGCATTAACAACTGCATTAAAAGCAAATCCTTACGAAGATGTAGAGGTTAAAATAACTTACATTGGGGCTCCTAAGTATAGAGTTTTAGTCATAGCTCCAGATTACAAGAGTGGAGAAGAAGTTTTAAAGAAGGTTTGTGAAAAAGCAGTATCAACGATAAAGAAATTAGGTGGAGAAGGAACATACTACAAAGAAAGTAAGAAATAAGTAAAATAGGTGTAGAGATGAAAATGAAAAAATGTCTAAAGTGCGGAATATACACTTTAAAAGATGTTTGCCCAAAATGTGGAGAAAAAACCGTAGTTCCAAAGCCACCAAGATTTTCCTTAGAAGATAGGTGGGGAAAATATAGAAGAATGCTAAAAAGAGCCTTAAAGAATAAAAATAAGTAAAATAAGGATAATTAATCCTAATTTTTTAATTTATTTTTATATGTTCCTATTTTTATAATCATTAAATTGTTAGTGAGAGTATGCAACTTAGATTATCATCTGGTAATATATTGAATGAAAAAGTCCATAAAATAGGGATTATAGCCCTTGGCTCATTCTTAGAAAATCATGGAGCTGTTTTGCCAATAGATACTGATATAAAGATAGCCTCATACATTGCTTTAAAAGCGTCTATTTTAACTGGAGCTAAGTTTTTAGGAGTAGTTATTCCTTCTACAGAGTATGATTATGTAAAGCATGGCATCCATAATAAGCCAGAAGATGTTTATCATTATTTGAGATTTTTAATAAATGAAGGTAAAAAAATTGGTGTAGAGAAGTTTTTAATAGTTAATTGTCATGGAGGAAATATATTAATTGAAAGATTTTTAAAGGATTTAGAATATGAGTTTGATGCAAAAGTAGAGATGATAAATATAACTTTTACACATGCCTCTACGGAGGAGGTTTCTGTTGGTTATACAATAGGAATAGCAAAAGTCAATGATGAACTTTTAAAGGAGCATAATAATTTTAAAAAATATCCAGAAGTAGGAATGGTTGGATTAACAGAGGCAAGAAAAAATAATAAAATTATAGATGAAGAGGCAAAAATCGTTGAACGATTTGGAGTTAAGTTAGATGAAAAACTTGGTAAAAAGATTTTGGAAGATAGTATAAATAAAGTTATAGAAAAAATAAAAGAACTAATTAGGTGAAATCATGGGCTGGGATAATGCTCCTTCCCATATATGTAGAGGAGGAGATTTAAGAGGTTTAGCCTTCTGCTGTCCTCCAATAAAATACTGTCCTATTCATAAGGCATTAAAAATTTTAAAGTTATCACCAGAAGAATTTGTAAGAATAAAAGAAGAGTTTGGAAATAGGACAAAACTTGGCTTAGGAAAAAATACATGTTTTGGTAGTTTAGTATGGTGTTGTAAGATAACTAAACCTTGCCCTTATAGAGATTATGAACTTGCTAAAAACAACATAACCCCTGATGAATATATGGAATTAAAAAAAGAACTTGCTGAAGAGATTATAAAAAATAGTCCATTTTTTAAAGAGGCTGTTGAAGTTTTTGTTAAAAAAGGAATTCCCAAAGATGTTGCTGAGAAATGTATATTAGAAACTGGAGACCTAAAAAAGGCATATCAATTAGCTATAAAAATGTTAAACAAAAAATAATTTATTAAATTATTGAATTGGAACTTTATTTTCTTTAAAACCTTTAAATAAATCATACTCCTCCTTTGACAATTTATATATATAAAATTTAACATCTTCAACCATACACATACTCTTTATTAGTCTATAACTCCTTTCACCATTATAATTCTCTAAAAAAGCGTAAATAGGCTTTCCATTCTTAGATATAATGTATCCTTCTTTACTACCTTCAATTTTAATTAAAGATGTTCCATAAGATAGAGCATCTACTAATGAAGCGTTTTTTAAGATTATTGGCTCTTTTGAAGACATTATCTTTTTAATAATATCTGTAAATGACTCTCCTCCAAATATAAACCCTTCTGGATATTTATTTTTTAATATATTCAAATCTTTGTTAGATAGGATTTCAATCTTTGCAATAATCTCACTAACAGCAAATGTAGTTTTTAACTTACTAATTGCTTTTTTTCCAAATAATGTTTTTTTTCCAAAATATATAGCAAAAATTTCTTTTGAGTTTTTGTAAATAACTACTGCTTTCTCATCTTTAAATCTTTTAGGTATGAAGGTAACTTTATTACATCCACTCGTTAGAAATTTATATATGTCATTATATGAATTTAGAATTACATTATCTCCAAAAACCAAACTTAGCTTTGAAATTTCAACAATAGATTCTTCTGGTTTAAAGTTTCTTAAAGCATATTTTACTTCCTCCTCTGAACCTTCATAAATTTCTATTAAAAAAGTATCTGGAATTATCTGAAAAATTTCCTCTAAATCTTTCTCTTTACCATCTAACTTGGATGAAATTAGCTTTGAATTAATGTAATATAAAAAAGCATTGTCTATTCTAATAATTCCTGTAAAATTAGTTAATCCAGAAATTATTTCCTTTAAATCTTTGATATTTCCAAATTTTGAATATATCTTCTCCATAATCTCACAAAATAATAACGGCGCGGGGGGGGAATCGAACCCCGAGGGCATCCGCCCTCGACGGATCTGAAGTCCGCCCCGGGCTACCAAGCCCGGTACCCCGCGCCACATTAATAATTATTTGAGCAAAAGGTATAATATTATTTTTAATATTTAAAAGTTATTACATACATATTAATATCCCCAATCAATAAAATTGATATTTGAATTTGAATAAGAATAAGATAAATTAAAATATTCTTTATTTTTTGAAAAATTTCCTTTAAAAAGGAGATAAAATTAAAATAATAATGTTTATATATGAATTTCACTAACTTTAATTTGTAATGATTTATAATGACAAATTGGGTGATTTTATGGATTTGAATTCATTAATAAAGATTATTGAAAAAGTTGGTAAAATAGAGATTGAAAATATTCAAATTACAGCAGATGAATTAATAATAAACATTCCTTCAGCTCCTCCAGTAGTTATTCCACAAACACCATTAATAAAAGAAAAATTAGCTGAAGAGGGAATAATTGAAATTAAAGATGTTCCTGAATTAGACTGGGAGCCTCCAATTGAAAAATATACTGGATATATAAGGGAGGTTCAATTTGGAAAGCCAAAATCTGAAGGTGGTAGAGGTAAGGTTGTAAAGATTGGGGGGCAAAAAGCTTTATATAGATTTGAAGAACCCCAACCTAATCCTCCAGTAGTTACTTTCGATATATTTGATATGCCAATGCCTGGATTACCTAAACCGATTAGACAATTTTTCCAGGATGTTATGGAAGATCCCTGCGAATGGGCTAAAAAGTGTGTTAAAGAGTTTGGGGCAGATATGATAACTATCCACCACATATCCACTGACCCAAAAATTAAAGATAAAAGTCCAAAAGAAGCGGCAAAATTGATGGAAGATTTATTACAGGCAGTAGATGTTCCATTTGTTATTGGAGGCAGTGGTAATCCTCAAAAGGATCCGTTAGTTTTAGAGGCGTGTGCTGAAGTATCTGAAGGAGATAGATGCTTATTAGCATCTGCAAACTTAGAGTTAGATTATAAAAAAATAGTAGATGCCGCTATGAAATATGATCACAATGTATTAGCATGGTCTATTATGGATCCAAATATGGCGAGAGATTTAAACAGAAAGTTAATTGAGGCAGGTTTAGATCCTAATAGAATTGTTATGGATCCTACAACATGTGCATTAGGTTATGGTATTGAATTCTCTATCAATGCAATGGTTAGATTGAGATTAAATGGTTTGAAGGGGGACGAGTTAGTTAATATGCCTATGTCTTCTGGAACTACCAACGCTATTGGTGCAAGAGAGGCGTGGATGAATAATCCAGAATGGGGACCAAGGGAGTATAGATTACCATTGTGGGAAATTACAACTGGAATTACAATGATGATGTGTGGAGTAGATTTATTCATGATGCTCAATCCAATATCTGTAAAAACATTAAAGGAAATTGGTAAAGCACTAACTACAAAGCCAGGAGAAGTTAAATTAAATACTAACAATTACGAGTGGATTGTAGCTAAGGCGTAAATAACTTTGAGGTGATTAAATGCCAAAAAAGATTAGTGTAATGGACATCTATAAATTACTACCAAAAACAAACTGTAAAAAATGTGGTCAGCCATCGTGTATGGCATTTGCCGCTAAATTATTAGAAAAAGAAGCAACAGTAGATCAGTGTCCAATTCTTAATACTCCAAAATTTGAAGAAAATAGAAAGAAATTAATAGAACTTCTATCTCCACCCGTAAAAGAAGTTTGGTTTGGTAATGATAAAAGAAAAGCTGTTATGGGTGGAGACGAAGTAATGTATAGATACCAATTGTCATTTTTTAATCCCACACCAATTGGTGTAGATATTAGCGATGAGTTAAGCGAGGAAGAAATTAAAAGTAGAGCCAAAGAAATAGAGAACTTTACATTTGAAAGAACTGGAGAAAAACTAAAATTAGATTTTATTGTAATTAGAAATGCATCAGGAGATATAGAAAAATTTAAAAAAGCCATTGAAATTGTAGAAAAAGAAACAGATATGCCTATATGTATTGCTTCTCTAAATCCTGAGATTATAAAAGAGGCCTTAAAAATTGTTAAATCAAAAGTTATGGTTTATGCCGCAACAAAAGATAATTTAAATGATATGATTAAAGTTATTAAAGAACTTAAAAAAGAAAAAGATGTTGTTTTAGTTCTATCATCAAACAATGTTAAAGAGTTAAAAAATATGGCGGCAAAGTGTTTAGCTAATGGCATTGAGGATTTAGTTTTAGAACCATACACATATCCTGAAAATATCGCTGAAACATTAGATTTAAATGTAATGATTAGAAGAAGTGCTATTGAGAAAGAAGATAAATACTTAGGATTTCCAATATTAAATTTACCAATAAATGCCTATTATTACGCTTTAAATAATGACTGCCCAATCTCAACATTTTTTGACAATAAAGAAGTTGTGGCTAAAATGTATGAGGCTACAATTGCAGGAACATTACTAAATAGATATGCAGACGCTTTAATTATACACGGATTAGATATTTGGGAGTTAATGCCAATACTAACATTGAGACAGAATATCTATACAGACCCAAGAAAACCACAGGCAGTTGAACCTGGCTTATATCCAATAGGAAATCCAGACGAGAATAGCCCAGTCATATTAACAACAAACTTCTCATTAACATTCTATACAGTAACTGGGGACTTTGAAAAAGATAATGTCACTTGTTGGCTGTTAGTTATGGACACTGGAGGAAAGGCAGTTGATGTTTCAGTTGCAGGAGGGCAGTATAATGGAGAGAATGCTAAAAAATTAATTGAAGAGACAGGAATAGCAGATAAAGTTAATCATAGAATTATAATACTGCCAGCATTAGCGGCATCAACAAGAGGTGATATTGAGGATAAAACTGGCTGGACTTGTGTAGTTGGAACAAGAGATTCATCACAAGTTGGAGAATTTTTAAGAAAGAATTGGGATAGAATATTAAGAGAATGGAAAGAGAAGCATCAAAAATAAAAAATAAAAAAAATTTATTCAAAGATTTTTCTTATTATTTCAATAGCCTTTTCTATATCTTCATATTTTGTAGCGTAACTAAATCTTACATAGTTATAGCCATTTTCTCCAAAGGCAATTCCTGGAACGCATAAAACCTTATTTTTAATTAATATTTTAGCTACTTTTACTCCATCTCCATATTCAGACACATCAGGGAAAATATAAAATGCTCCTTCTGGTTTATTAACTCTAAAAATATCTTTTAATCCATTATAAATTAAATCTCTCCTCCTTTTAAATTCATTAACCATATTTTTAACACATTCCTGACTTCCTCTCAAAGCGGCTAAAGCACCATATTGAGCAAAAGTAGAGGCACATGCAAAACTATATTGATGAATTTTTATCATATTGTTGATTAAATCCAACTCCTTATTTAATTCATCTGAAACTGCCAAATAACCAATCCTCCAACCAGTCATTGCATAAGTTTTGGAAAATCCATTAATTAATATACATCTATCTGTATATTTCATTGGGGAATAATGTTTTTTATCATAAATAATTTTATCATAAACTTCATCAGAAACAATAATTAAATTGTAATCCTCAGCAATTTCTGCCAAACCTTTTACTGTTTCTTTGTCATAAACTTTTCCAGTAGGGTTTGCTGGAGAATTGAATATTATTAATTTTGTTTTCCTACTTATTTTTTCTTTAATATCTTCTAAATCCACATTAAAGTTTTCATCTAAGTTTATATTTACAATTTTTCCTTCAGCAAATTCCACCAATGAAAAATAAGATACAAATGAAGGATTGAATATTATAACTTCATCTCCTTTATTAACTAAACTCATAATAGACAGCATTAAAGCCTCTGATGCTCCACAGGTTATAATAATATTATCCTTATCAACATTTATATTGTAATCTTCCATTAACTTATTGCTAATCTCCTCCCTTAATTCAGGAATTCCGTTATTTGGAGAGTAATGAGTTTTACCTTCATCCAATGCTTTTTTTGCTTCCTCAATAATATGCTTAGGAGTTGTGAAATCAGGCTCACCAATTCCCAAGTTTATACTGTCAGAGGTTGCTAAATTAAATATCTCCCTAATTGCAGATGGTTTTATATTTTTGCATCTATCACTTATCATTCTTTCACATCCTTAAAAATCATCATCTATATTTTATTGGACAGTGTCCATATAATAATATATAAGGTTCATTAATTACAAAATAATGTATTAAAAATTTCATAAATTCTTATATATAAGGACTAAGGGATGATTATGGCTATTTGTTCCCTCTTTTCTGTTGGAGACTCACTTCCCTCTGTTAAGAAAGAAACTGAAAAGGTTATCAGAGAAAAGTTCAAACTATTACCTCGTTTTGAGGGAATAATCCCTCCAGATGTTAGAGGTTCAAGAGATTATCAACTACTTGCAGATATACAACTTGAAAATGCCCTTATTAATAAACCTTCTGATGCTCTCTTTGTCGTTGCAATAACCCCCTACGACCTCTACTCTAATGGGCTTAACTTCGTCTTTGGAATTGCTTATCCATTTAGAGGATGTATAGTCTCTTACGCAAGGTTATATTCAGATAATGAAGAACTCTTTCTCTCAAGAGTTAGAAAAGAAGTTACTCACGAAATGGGACATGTTTTTGGTTTATCTCACTGTCCTAATCCTAAGTGTGTTATGCACTTCTCAAATTCTCTATATGATACTGACTATAAAGAAGAGGAGTTTTGTTCCAACTGTAAGAAAAAACTCTATCTCTCTATGAAAAATCTTGGTCTAATCTAAATATATTTTATTTATATTTTATTAATTATTATCGGTAGATAGATATAGGAGTTAGTTATTATGGAACTATTTATTTAACAAAGCCTTTAATTAATAAGTAATATTAGAAATTAACGAAAAAATAGGAGATATTTATGAAGAGAGTAGTTATTGCTGGAACATCAAGTGAAGTAGGGAAAACAGTTATATCTACTGGAATTATGAAGGCATTGTCTAAAAAGTATAATGTTCAAGGGTATAAAGTTGGTCCAGATTATATTGACCCAACTTATCATAACATAGCCACTGGGAATAAATCAAGAAATTTAGATTCTTTTTTTATGAATAATGAGCAAATAAAATATCTTTTTCAAAAACATTCAAAAAATAAGGATATAAGTATAATTGAAGGTGTTAGAGGTTTATATGAGGGATTATCTCCTATAGACGATATAGGAAGCACTGCGAGTATAGCTAAGGCTTTAGATAGTCCTATAATTCTTATAGTCAATGCAAAGAGTTTAACGAGAAGTGCAATAGCAATAATAAAAGGTTTCATAAACTTTGATAATGTAAAAATTAGAGGAGTTATTTTTAATTTCGTTAGAAGTGAAAAACATATTAAGAAATTAAAAGAGGCAATGCAATATTATCTCCCAGATGTGGAAATAGTTGGCTTTATTCCAAGAAATGAAAATTTTAAAGTGGAAGGTAGGCATTTAGGTTTAGTTCCTACACCAGAAAACTTAGAAGAAATTAATAAAAAAATAGAGACTTGGGGAAATTTAGTTGAAGAATATTTAGATTTGGAAAAGATTGTTGAAATTGCAGATGAAGATTATGAAGATATAGATGATGTTTTCTTGTGGGAGATTAATGAAAATTATAAAAAAATAGGTGTTGCTTATGATGAAGTATTTAATTTTTATTATTGGGACATTTTTGATGCCCTAAAAGAAAATAAAGCTAAAATAGAATTTTTTAGCCCATTAAATGATTGTGAAGTTCCAGATGCAGATATTTTATACATTGGAGGAGGATATCCAGAGCTTTTTAAAGAGGAGTTAAGCAACAATAAAGAGATGATTGAAAGTATTAGAGAATTTGACGGTTATATATATGGAGAGTGTGGGGGTTTGATGTATTTAACTAAATCTATTGACAATACTCCTATGGTTGGTTTATTAAACTGCTCGTCTATAATGGATAAGAAAGTTCAAGGATTAAGTTATGTTAAAGCAGAGTTCTTAGAAAATTGCTTAATAGGAAGAAAAGGATTAACATTTAAAGGGCATGAATTTCATTACTCAAAATTGGTTAATATAAAAGAGGAGAGATTTGCATATAAAATATTAAGAGGTAGAGGAATTATAAACAATTTAGATGGAATTTTTAATGGAAGGGTTTTAGCTGGTTATTTACACAATCACCCAGTTGCTAATCCTTATTTTGCCTCGTCTATGGTTAATTTTGATGGATAAAGGTTATTTATTTTACTCTTTGTTATTTTTTGTGATTTTATTTTAGATAAATTTTATATATTTTAGTATAATATTTTAATATACAACAAATGTATTTAATTACATAAAATATGAAATTATGTGATAATATGTTAAGAGGTAAAGAGGCTACATTAGCAGGAATCATAAGGGTAATTATTGAAGATGAGCCTGAAACACAAGATGAGATTGCTGAAAAACTTGGAATTAGTAGGAGATATGTTGCTAAACTTTTAAAGCCATTAATTGAAGAAAAAATTGTTAAACATCCTTATGTTGTTGATATGAGTAAATTGCATAAATTAAACTTAGAATTTGACGAATACATAATATTACTAATGAAAGAGATAAAAACTACATTGGAAAAGATGAGAG from Methanocaldococcus lauensis encodes the following:
- the yjjX gene encoding inosine/xanthosine triphosphatase codes for the protein MNLRNKKCEICGKEAEIFLFGRFLCKNEKCIEEARKLSMARHKFRVVAVGSLNPVKIEAVKEGFEKVLGTVEVIGVDVESNVSSHPIGLEETYKGALNRAKNAFNKVQCSYGVGIEAGLINVGGHYVDIHVCVVYDGIKETVGMSQGFEYPKIVAENILKGIEGGKIAEKLTGIKDIGKNVGLIGYLTDNHITRKDLCRESVIMALIPRMMKNRNLF
- the cfbE gene encoding coenzyme F430 synthase gives rise to the protein MLLLIDVNHGALQLAEEYLNLGYDVDVWDIYQKTRKSESFYNKYNELKEKFRNINLFYDKPNFEKYDKIMAPIHCPIDIDFIPFTDAVSEILKEKYNNIHKKIINVTGVKGKTTTTTLINHILKEDYTTYLHNSNFGSIAPPTILSILNKLDIDKYDFFIFETSLGLIRCKYGVITNVLENYKIAKGLRDALTAKFSSLKNAEIAFINKNDIINYNINVNHNRLNIIDTNKVKILSKYPLKFKYMNETFKFNKKIFGLHFIENSLFAIEICKNLLNIEEIKGRLESFVIKNRMYVEEINNKVLVKNINPGLDLKSIYYAIRDFLTIFEGDIYIGGNFGIVCEEIDIKKLVEVLKNFNCNYIFVGEIGKELNKYLNGKYIDKFDENKIKNNSLIILREKII
- a CDS encoding translation initiation factor IF-2 subunit alpha, giving the protein MRREFPEEGDIVIGTVKEVKPYGAFVELLEYPGKEGMIHISEVTSGWVKNIRDHVKVGQRVVAKVLRVDEKKGHIDLSLKRVTEQQKRAKVQEWKRFQRASKMLERAAEKLGKSLEEAWEDVGYLLEDEFGELYNAFETMVIEGKEVLDDLDISEEWKNVLYEVAKESIELTNVEVEGIIEMKSYAPDGIKRIKKALTTALKANPYEDVEVKITYIGAPKYRVLVIAPDYKSGEEVLKKVCEKAVSTIKKLGGEGTYYKESKK
- a CDS encoding RNA-protein complex protein Nop10; amino-acid sequence: MKMKKCLKCGIYTLKDVCPKCGEKTVVPKPPRFSLEDRWGKYRRMLKRALKNKNK
- the arfB gene encoding 2-amino-5-formylamino-6-ribosylaminopyrimidin-4(3H)-one 5'-monophosphate deformylase, producing the protein MQLRLSSGNILNEKVHKIGIIALGSFLENHGAVLPIDTDIKIASYIALKASILTGAKFLGVVIPSTEYDYVKHGIHNKPEDVYHYLRFLINEGKKIGVEKFLIVNCHGGNILIERFLKDLEYEFDAKVEMINITFTHASTEEVSVGYTIGIAKVNDELLKEHNNFKKYPEVGMVGLTEARKNNKIIDEEAKIVERFGVKLDEKLGKKILEDSINKVIEKIKELIR
- a CDS encoding methanogenesis marker 9 domain-containing protein; translated protein: MGWDNAPSHICRGGDLRGLAFCCPPIKYCPIHKALKILKLSPEEFVRIKEEFGNRTKLGLGKNTCFGSLVWCCKITKPCPYRDYELAKNNITPDEYMELKKELAEEIIKNSPFFKEAVEVFVKKGIPKDVAEKCILETGDLKKAYQLAIKMLNKK
- the cdhD gene encoding CO dehydrogenase/acetyl-CoA synthase subunit delta; the encoded protein is MIYNDKLGDFMDLNSLIKIIEKVGKIEIENIQITADELIINIPSAPPVVIPQTPLIKEKLAEEGIIEIKDVPELDWEPPIEKYTGYIREVQFGKPKSEGGRGKVVKIGGQKALYRFEEPQPNPPVVTFDIFDMPMPGLPKPIRQFFQDVMEDPCEWAKKCVKEFGADMITIHHISTDPKIKDKSPKEAAKLMEDLLQAVDVPFVIGGSGNPQKDPLVLEACAEVSEGDRCLLASANLELDYKKIVDAAMKYDHNVLAWSIMDPNMARDLNRKLIEAGLDPNRIVMDPTTCALGYGIEFSINAMVRLRLNGLKGDELVNMPMSSGTTNAIGAREAWMNNPEWGPREYRLPLWEITTGITMMMCGVDLFMMLNPISVKTLKEIGKALTTKPGEVKLNTNNYEWIVAKA
- the acsC gene encoding acetyl-CoA decarbonylase/synthase complex subunit gamma; amino-acid sequence: MPKKISVMDIYKLLPKTNCKKCGQPSCMAFAAKLLEKEATVDQCPILNTPKFEENRKKLIELLSPPVKEVWFGNDKRKAVMGGDEVMYRYQLSFFNPTPIGVDISDELSEEEIKSRAKEIENFTFERTGEKLKLDFIVIRNASGDIEKFKKAIEIVEKETDMPICIASLNPEIIKEALKIVKSKVMVYAATKDNLNDMIKVIKELKKEKDVVLVLSSNNVKELKNMAAKCLANGIEDLVLEPYTYPENIAETLDLNVMIRRSAIEKEDKYLGFPILNLPINAYYYALNNDCPISTFFDNKEVVAKMYEATIAGTLLNRYADALIIHGLDIWELMPILTLRQNIYTDPRKPQAVEPGLYPIGNPDENSPVILTTNFSLTFYTVTGDFEKDNVTCWLLVMDTGGKAVDVSVAGGQYNGENAKKLIEETGIADKVNHRIIILPALAASTRGDIEDKTGWTCVVGTRDSSQVGEFLRKNWDRILREWKEKHQK
- a CDS encoding pyridoxal phosphate-dependent aminotransferase; the encoded protein is MISDRCKNIKPSAIREIFNLATSDSINLGIGEPDFTTPKHIIEEAKKALDEGKTHYSPNNGIPELREEISNKLMEDYNINVDKDNIIITCGASEALMLSIMSLVNKGDEVIIFNPSFVSYFSLVEFAEGKIVNINLDENFNVDLEDIKEKISRKTKLIIFNSPANPTGKVYDKETVKGLAEIAEDYNLIIVSDEVYDKIIYDKKHYSPMKYTDRCILINGFSKTYAMTGWRIGYLAVSDELNKELDLINNMIKIHQYSFACASTFAQYGALAALRGSQECVKNMVNEFKRRRDLIYNGLKDIFRVNKPEGAFYIFPDVSEYGDGVKVAKILIKNKVLCVPGIAFGENGYNYVRFSYATKYEDIEKAIEIIRKIFE